The following coding sequences are from one Hydra vulgaris chromosome 04, alternate assembly HydraT2T_AEP window:
- the LOC136079475 gene encoding E3 SUMO-protein ligase KIAA1586-like, with the protein MGYTLEWGSDEGSCRIQHSAAVDHANGLPHQGAYELAMKSKGTDVSKRNDKLSSLQKEMPQTDILSSLKTMTTKDLNLTRKKFEVAYFIAIEELPLCVYPKILCLEENHGVEFGQVYRNKITCRTFIDYIGLRKTEIYVKYSFLSISDFEYGTSKGVLNKISQFLESEGIENFRTKLVGFGADGAAVNRGSRTSVNVLLQKEIPWIIFGWCVAHRLELALKDKFAEIKAFNDVNNIILKMYNIYKKSQKKLRQLGKLVAILEEGNSFDIAGTRWIAHKIQALEMILDKYEVYMKHLENMTADFSFTQAERAKFKGYH; encoded by the exons ATGG GATATACGCTAGAATGGGGAAGCGACGAAGGTAGTTGTAGGATACAGCACAGTGCCGCAGTTGATCATGCAAATGGTTTGCCACATCAAGGAGCTTACGAATTAGCAATGAAAAGTAAAGGAACGGATGTAAGCAAACGAAATGATAAATTAAGCAGCCTGCAGAAAGAAATGCCGCAAACTGATATTTTATCGAGTCTGAAAACCATGACCACAAAAGATCTaaatttaacaagaaaaaaatttgaggtAGCATACTTTATTGCCATAGAAGAGCTTCCGCTTTGTGTATACCCTAAAATACTATGTTTGGAAGAAAATCATGGTGTAGAGTTTGGCCAagtatatagaaataaaataacttgtaGAACTTTTATTGATTACATTGGATTGA GAAAGACCGAAATATACGTTAAGTattcttttctttctatttCTGATTTTGAATATGGAACATCTAAaggagttttaaataaaattagtcaATTCCTTGAATCAGAAGGTATCGAAAATTTTAGAACTAAATTAGTTGGTTTTGGTGCTGATGGCGCAGCAGTAAATAGAGGAAGTAGGACAAGTGTAAATGTATTACTTCAGAAAGAAATTCCATGGATAATTTTTGGTTGGTGTGTTGCACATCGCCTTGAGTTAGcgttaaaagataaatttgcaGAAATAAAAGCGTTTAATGATGTCAATAACatcattttgaaaatgtataacatttataaaaaatcccAAAAAAAGTTACGACAGTTAGGAAAGCTTGTTGCTATCCTTGAAGAGGGTAATTCATTTGACATTGCAG GAACACGATGGATTGCACATAAAATTCAAGCACTTGAGATGATCTTAGACAAATATGAAGTATATATGAAACATCTCGAAAACATGACTGCAGATTTCAGTTTTACTCAAGCAGAAAGAGCAAAGTTTAAAGGGTATCATTAG
- the LOC136079476 gene encoding uncharacterized protein LOC136079476 has protein sequence MRFINRPDMSISDADKEVLTIEILAKKTKNILLSCCYRPPSGEINSFKSFLITDIITKCTIEKKLNYIIGDINLDALKYHVNSKINSFYNDLFEKGAIPLINKPTRVTLKSVSLIDNIMTTDTFNESLKKGLIKNDVSDHFPIFFSINTDIEQLQIKKPIILKRCFSEVNIASFNEQLSLLHWKHINFSSEANVVYNSFFRTFYEVYDANFPQYKSKKNLKKKYYSNLLEKFKNNAKRTWQILNEITGNKKIKTCNLPKFIKNNDDFLYNPKDIANQINNFFVTIGPNLEKNIPIITNTINDLNLPIISILNNFELSIKEFECAYKMLKINKSIGPDQINGIFPDQLKIAKVTPIFKGGELSNITNYRPISVLSGFSKIYEKILYNKIYDHLSKNKILSTTQYGFKKHNSTEHAALHLTRNIADSFEKSQFTLAVFIDLSKAFDTINHEILIKKLENYGICGNFLKLLKSYLSNRKQYVQIDVSSTTNLLDITCGVPQGSILGPLLFLIYINDLYNASNLKTVMFADDTNFFLSSNNIITLFNDMNIELIKISKWFKSNKLSINIEKTKWTLFNPKSKKHLLPNDMPQIYIDNIQIKQSKVILFLGVFIDENLTWKNHIETLRNKVSKNIGVLHKARSFVNRHALIQLYYSLIQCHLNYSNIAWGSAKKCQLDPLYRQQMHLARLINFKDRFTHAKLLLFKMSILIIYQLNVFNTLCFIFKCKINLAPIPFQNLHAIKPKNKYDLRNDNFVYQHYSHTNFGRSLISYRGAYLWNQILNGVL, from the exons ATGCGGTTTATAAATAGGCCTGACATGAGTATTTCTGATGCtgataaagaggttttaacaattgaaattttagccaaaaaaactaaaaatatacttttaagttGCTGTTATCGCCCACCATCTGGTGAAATAAATAGTTTCAAGTCCTTTTTAATTACTgatattataacaaaatgtacaatagaaaagaaattaaattacattattggtgacataaatttagacgcattaAAATATCACGTAAATTccaaaattaatagtttttataatgatttatttgaaaaaggtGCAATTCCGCTTATTAATAAACCAACAAGAGTAACTTTAAAGTCAGTATCTTTAATAGATAATATTATGACAACAGACACTTTTAATGAATCTCTTAAAAAAgggttaattaaaaatgatgtttcagatcattttcctatcttcttttcaataaatactGATATTGaacaattacaaataaaaaaaccaattatCCTAAAACGCTGTTTCAGTGAAGTAAATATTGCATCATTTAATGAACAACTATCATTACTACATtggaaacatataaatttttcgTCGGAAGCAAATGTGGTTTATAACTCATTCTTTAGAACATTCTATGAAGTTTATGATGCAAACTTTCCACAATACAAA tcaaaaaaaaacttaaaaaaaaaatactattcaaACTTATTAGAGAAGTTTAAGAATAATGCTaaacgcacatggcaaattttaaatgaaattactggcaataaaaaaattaaaacatgcaacttaccaaaatttattaaaaacaatgatgaTTTCTTATATAATCCTAAAGATATagcaaatcaaataaataatttttttgtaacaattggtccaaatttagaaaaaaatattccaattatAACTAACACAATTAATGATCTTAATCTTCCGATAATTTCTATACTTAATAACTTTGAACTTTCGATTAAAGAGTTTGAATGTGCTtacaaaatgctaaaaatcaataaatcgATAGGCCCAGATCAAATAAATG GTATATTTCCTGATCAACTAAAGATAGCCAAAGTTACACCAATATTTAAAGGGGGGgaattatcaaatataactaattatcGTCCAATTTCTGTACTTTCTGGCTTTTCAAAGATTTATGAAAAGAtcctttacaataaaatttatgatcatctttctaaaaataaaatactaagtaCAACCCAGTATgggtttaaaaaacataattccACTGAACACGCAGCGCTTCATCTGACTAGAAATATTGCAGATTCgtttgaaaaatcacaatttactcTTGCAGTGTTCATAGATCTATCAAAAGCCTTCGATACGATAAATCATGagattcttattaaaaaactagaaaattatGGAATCtgtggtaattttttaaaattacttaagaGCTATTTAAGCAATCGTAAACAGTATGTGCAAATTGATGTATCCTCTACAACAAATTTActagatataacatgtggtgtACCCCAAGGGTCTATACTAGGACCACTtctttttctcatttatatcaatgatctttataatgcctcaaatttaaaaacagtaatgtttgctgatgacacaaacttttttttgtctagCAATAATATCATAACACTATTTAATGACATGAACATAGagctaataaaaatttcaaaatggtttAAGTCTAATAAGTTATCAATTaacatagaaaaaactaaatggactctATTTAATCCAAAATCCAAAAAACATCTTTTGCCAAATGATATGcctcaaatatatatagataatattcaaataaaacaatcaaaagttatactttttcttggtgtttttattgatgaaaaccttacgtggaaaaatcatattgaaACCTTGCGcaacaaagtttcaaaaaatattggagtaCTACATAAAGCGAGAAGTTTTGTAAATAGACACgcattaattcaactttattactcaCTTATTCAATGCCAtctaaattattcaaatatcgCATGGGGCAGTgctaaaaaatgtcaattagATCCTCTTTATCGGCAACAGATGCATCTAGCAcgactaataaattttaaagatcgttttactcatgcaaaactacttttattcaaaatgagtattcttattatataccaactaaatgtttttaacactctttgctttatatttaaatgtaagatAAACTTAGCTCCAAtaccttttcaaaatttacatgcaATAAAGCCCAAAAACAAATATGATCTAAGAAATGACAATTTTGTTTATCAACATTATTCGCATACAAATTTTGGAAGGTCTCTTATATCTTATCGCGGAGCTTATTTGTGGaaccaaata ttaAACGGTGTTTTATAA
- the LOC136079477 gene encoding uncharacterized protein LOC136079477, giving the protein MNKYRKEICPRKVSGMQTIRAVATQPAIIDNWFEQLAVAYNEHNLGDKPFQIFNCDESVLQFDQGKVKVICRKGTKNPKKLAPSNEKKMTTILTCCDAFGNYLPHQIIYEGKHVIKDWCKGGAQNVYYKSSSSGWIESEHFLSWFKTDFLPHANKLSGFKVLILDGHASHMSLELKKKL; this is encoded by the coding sequence ATGAATAAATATCGTAAAGAAATTTGCCCAAGAAAAGTAAGCGGTATGCAAACTATTAGAGCTGTGGCTACACAACCAGCTATAATTGACAATTGGTTTGAGCAATTAGCAGTAGCATATAATGAGCATAATTTAGGCGATAAGccgtttcaaatatttaactgtGACGAGTCTGTTTTGCAATTTGATCAAGGCAAAGTCAAAGTTATTTGTAGAAAAGGaacaaaaaaccctaaaaagcTAGCACCATCGAATGAAAAGAAAATGACGACAATCTTGACTTGTTGTGACGCATTCGGTAATTATTTACCTCATCAAATAATTTATGAAGGCAAACATGTTATAAAAGACTGGTGCAAAGGCGGTGCCcagaatgtttattataaaagtagTAGTTCAGGCTGGATCGAATCCGAACATTTTTTGTCGTGgtttaaaacagattttttgcCTCACGCAAACAAACTTTCAGGATTTAAAGTTCTAATACTTGATGGCCATGCTTCACATATGAGCTTAgagttgaaaaaaaagctttag
- the LOC136079478 gene encoding uncharacterized protein LOC136079478, whose translation MSYLKASKVFNVPRSTLERKVKCNNHPVQEFTSLPLGRKPIFSSKFESDLVDYIVEMETRLFGLTSLDVRRLAFQLAKINGIPNRFNSAKERAGKDWLVSFLRRHSHLSIRTPESTFIARATAFNKVNVGKFFDLLEREIDQKKFKPHQIFNMDEKGITIVQSNNAKIIALKGKKTSWHSFFS comes from the coding sequence atgagtTATCTAAAAGCTAGCAAAGTCTTCAATGTCCCTCGGTCAACTCTGGAACGCAAGGTAAAATGCAACAATCATCCAGTACAAGAATTTACCAGTCTCCCACTTGGACGAAAACCCATTTTCTCTTCCAAATTTGAATCAGATCTGGTTGATTACATAGTAGAAATGGAAACCAGGCTTTTTGGTCTTACCAGCTTAGATGTTCGTAGACTGGCCTTTCAGCTTGCAAAAATTAACGGTATTCCCAACCGTTTTAACTCTGCAAAAGAAAGAGCTGGAAAAGACTGGCTAGTATCGTTTTTAAGACGACATTCACACTTATCTATAAGAACCCCAGAATCCACTTTCATTGCAAGAGCTACAGCATTTAACAAAGTAAATGTGGGCAAATTTTTTGACCTTTTGGAAAGGGAAATCGATCAGAAGAAATTTAAACctcatcaaatttttaatatggaTGAAAAGGGCATTACCATTGTTCAGTCCAATAATGCCAAAATAATAGCACTGAAAGGGAAAAAAACAAGTTGGCATTCTTTCTTCAGCTGA